The following coding sequences lie in one Hyphobacterium sp. CCMP332 genomic window:
- the dnaQ gene encoding DNA polymerase III subunit epsilon, producing the protein MREIVFDTETTGLDPRTGDRITELGCVEVEDFIPTGRTWHSYVNPQRSVPEKVTEITGLTAEFLADKPLFAEIAEGFLEFVGDANVVAHNAPFDRGFINMELEKIGKPVIANERWVDTVVMARKKFPGAHASLDALCKRFGVSLETRDKHGAIIDALLLADVYLELNGGRERALDLSGDGGDSGGLVIFPARPARLKPLSARLSETECAAHREFVETLGERPVWKKTGLL; encoded by the coding sequence ATGCGAGAGATTGTTTTTGATACCGAGACGACCGGACTGGATCCACGCACCGGAGACCGGATTACCGAACTGGGCTGTGTCGAGGTGGAGGATTTCATTCCGACCGGTCGAACCTGGCATTCCTATGTCAATCCGCAGCGTAGCGTCCCGGAAAAAGTGACTGAAATCACAGGCCTGACCGCAGAATTTCTGGCCGACAAGCCACTCTTTGCCGAAATTGCCGAAGGATTTCTGGAATTTGTGGGCGATGCCAATGTCGTGGCACATAATGCGCCTTTCGACCGCGGCTTTATAAATATGGAGCTGGAGAAGATCGGCAAACCCGTGATCGCGAACGAGCGTTGGGTGGACACGGTTGTCATGGCCCGAAAGAAATTTCCGGGCGCACATGCGTCTCTGGACGCGCTTTGCAAGCGGTTTGGCGTGTCACTCGAAACCCGTGACAAGCACGGCGCAATTATTGATGCCCTGCTGCTCGCCGATGTGTATCTGGAACTTAACGGGGGCCGCGAACGCGCGCTGGACCTGTCCGGCGACGGCGGAGATTCTGGCGGATTGGTAATCTTTCCGGCCCGGCCGGCGCGCCTGAAACCGCTTTCGGCCAGATTGTCCGAAACCGAGTGTGCGGCGCACCGGGAATTTGTAGAGACGCTGGGCGAGCGCCCGGTCTGGAAAAAGACCGGGCTTCTCTGA
- the coaE gene encoding dephospho-CoA kinase (Dephospho-CoA kinase (CoaE) performs the final step in coenzyme A biosynthesis.), whose product MYKLGLTGSIGMGKSTTASMFRDAGIPVFDSDAVVHQLYGPGGKAVPLIKAAFPGCVENDAVSRTKLSEALASDPTGFDRLNAIVHPLVAEARHEFVRQAAIKGEPLVVFDIPLLFETGSETGVDGVLVVSVPAEVQRDRVLAREGMTLAKFNQILSRQTPDSEKRARADFIIDTSEGIGAARKAVDELISKLKRRTNQASH is encoded by the coding sequence ATCTATAAACTTGGCCTGACGGGCTCGATCGGGATGGGGAAATCAACAACAGCATCCATGTTTCGTGATGCCGGAATTCCCGTGTTTGATTCCGACGCGGTGGTTCATCAACTTTATGGACCGGGTGGAAAGGCCGTTCCCCTCATCAAGGCCGCTTTTCCGGGATGCGTTGAAAATGATGCAGTCTCGCGCACAAAATTGTCTGAAGCCCTGGCTTCGGATCCCACCGGGTTTGATCGGCTGAACGCCATCGTCCATCCGCTTGTTGCGGAAGCCCGCCATGAATTTGTGAGACAGGCTGCGATCAAAGGTGAGCCACTCGTCGTGTTCGACATTCCGTTGTTGTTTGAAACGGGCAGCGAGACAGGTGTTGATGGCGTTCTGGTTGTCAGCGTGCCGGCCGAGGTTCAACGCGACCGCGTTCTGGCTCGAGAGGGCATGACATTGGCCAAATTCAATCAGATTCTTTCCCGCCAGACTCCCGATTCAGAAAAACGGGCGCGCGCCGATTTCATCATTGATACGTCAGAGGGGATAGGCGCCGCCCGGAAAGCTGTGGATGAGCTGATCTCGAAATTGAAGCGCCGTACAAATCAGGCCAGTCATTAG
- a CDS encoding shikimate dehydrogenase: MINGRTRIAGVIGAPVSHSLSPLLMNSWIAAAGLDAAYVPFPARADFSGSGLRALSQSGLAGLNVTLPFKTLAAKNADIRSAGVAVTGAANLLIFSNGKIEARNTDIDGILHALSRAGQSFKGKSVLVLGAGGVARAACAAARQGAASKLAISNRTWSRADDLAAVFDAISVNWAERQDAAEAADIVINATSLGMDGLSSPEIDFTRCPAGMVVFDTVYTPIRRPFMETARAASLIAIDGLSMLIGQARPSFEALYEAPVPESMDADRLLRKALAHDHL, from the coding sequence ATGATAAACGGACGGACGCGGATTGCCGGTGTGATCGGTGCGCCGGTATCACACTCTCTTTCGCCGCTTCTGATGAATAGCTGGATTGCGGCTGCGGGACTGGATGCCGCCTATGTGCCGTTTCCGGCGCGCGCTGATTTTTCCGGATCCGGTTTGCGGGCCTTGAGCCAGTCCGGGCTTGCGGGTCTCAATGTCACCTTGCCGTTCAAGACGCTCGCCGCCAAAAATGCGGATATTCGCTCTGCGGGCGTGGCGGTAACAGGAGCGGCGAATCTCCTGATATTCAGCAACGGAAAAATCGAGGCCCGAAACACCGATATTGACGGTATTCTCCATGCGCTGTCGCGAGCAGGACAAAGCTTCAAAGGCAAATCTGTTCTGGTGCTGGGCGCGGGCGGCGTGGCGCGTGCCGCCTGTGCCGCCGCCCGGCAGGGCGCAGCATCCAAATTGGCTATTTCCAATCGGACCTGGTCCCGGGCGGATGATCTGGCAGCCGTTTTTGACGCTATCAGCGTCAATTGGGCCGAGCGCCAGGACGCTGCCGAGGCCGCGGATATCGTGATAAATGCCACGAGCCTTGGCATGGATGGCCTTTCGAGCCCGGAGATTGATTTTACAAGATGTCCAGCCGGAATGGTCGTGTTTGATACGGTTTACACGCCAATCCGCCGCCCGTTCATGGAAACAGCGAGAGCGGCCAGTCTGATTGCGATTGACGGATTGTCCATGTTGATCGGGCAGGCCCGGCCATCGTTTGAGGCGCTTTATGAGGCGCCTGTGCCGGAATCGATGGATGCTGACAGGCTTCTCAGAAAGGCCTTGGCCCATGACCATCTATAA
- a CDS encoding nucleoside triphosphate pyrophosphatase, whose translation MTALVLASGSVIRRQILEGAGVGFQVKTSGVDEDAIKAASRYQSPSQLAVQLAEAKARAVSVPEDVLVLGADQILSLEGSLYDKAASRIEARDRLTLLRGKTHILHSGLAAVRNGQTIWTHAQDSSLTVRDFSDAFLDQYMDKAGDELTASVGAYAFEGLGAQIFERIEGDYYAILGLPLLPVLNLLRREGVIPA comes from the coding sequence ATGACCGCTCTGGTTCTGGCCTCCGGGAGTGTCATCCGCCGGCAGATTCTCGAAGGCGCGGGCGTCGGGTTTCAAGTAAAAACATCGGGCGTGGACGAGGATGCCATCAAGGCCGCATCCCGGTATCAGAGCCCGTCTCAACTTGCCGTCCAGCTGGCTGAAGCCAAGGCGCGGGCCGTGTCGGTGCCGGAAGATGTTCTGGTGCTTGGAGCCGACCAGATATTGAGCCTGGAAGGCTCCCTCTACGACAAAGCCGCGTCCCGAATTGAAGCGCGAGACCGCCTCACGCTCTTGCGTGGAAAAACGCACATTCTCCATTCGGGGCTGGCCGCTGTGCGCAATGGTCAAACCATCTGGACGCATGCACAGGACAGCTCTCTGACGGTACGCGATTTTTCCGACGCCTTTCTCGATCAATATATGGACAAAGCGGGGGATGAACTCACCGCCAGTGTCGGCGCCTATGCGTTTGAAGGCCTCGGGGCACAGATTTTCGAGAGGATTGAGGGAGATTATTACGCCATTCTCGGTCTGCCGCTCTTACCGGTTTTGAATTTGCTGCGCCGCGAAGGCGTCATTCCGGCATGA
- a CDS encoding pyruvate, water dikinase regulatory protein encodes MPKSNSTLRSFHVHLVSDSTGETLGEVMRASVAQFEDVEMIEHLYALVRSPRQLDRVLQEIERAPGVVMYTIVSSDMRRRLEDHCQKVGVPAIAILDPIIATLSGYLAMPPSSRAGAQHDLDAQYYERIEALNYAIMHDDGQGGDLEGADVVLLGVSRTSKTPTCIYLAHRGVKAANIPLVRGAMEPVGIERLKRPLVVGLTASPERIVQIRRNRLLSLNEDRDTEYVDDTTVKDEIITAKRLYARHGWPTIDVTRRSVEETAAKILNLINERKAKLK; translated from the coding sequence ATGCCCAAGTCCAATTCGACCCTTCGAAGCTTTCATGTTCATCTTGTCTCGGATTCAACCGGCGAAACGCTGGGCGAAGTGATGCGGGCATCTGTCGCGCAGTTCGAAGATGTTGAAATGATCGAACATCTTTATGCGCTGGTCCGTTCGCCGCGGCAGCTTGATCGTGTGCTTCAGGAAATCGAGCGCGCGCCCGGCGTGGTGATGTATACCATCGTTTCCTCGGATATGCGGCGGCGTCTGGAAGACCATTGTCAAAAAGTCGGGGTCCCGGCGATCGCCATTCTCGATCCCATTATTGCGACATTGTCCGGTTATCTGGCGATGCCGCCTTCCAGCCGCGCAGGCGCCCAGCATGATCTTGACGCGCAATATTATGAGCGAATTGAAGCGCTCAATTATGCGATCATGCATGATGATGGTCAGGGTGGAGATCTGGAAGGTGCCGATGTTGTGCTTTTAGGGGTTAGCCGGACGTCAAAAACACCGACCTGTATCTACCTGGCTCATCGCGGTGTCAAAGCGGCCAATATTCCGCTGGTTCGCGGGGCCATGGAACCCGTTGGAATTGAAAGGCTGAAACGCCCGCTCGTGGTTGGACTGACAGCTTCGCCGGAACGGATCGTCCAGATCCGCCGGAACCGCCTTCTCTCGCTCAATGAAGACCGTGATACTGAATATGTTGATGATACAACAGTAAAAGACGAGATCATTACGGCGAAACGGTTGTATGCGCGCCATGGATGGCCGACGATTGATGTGACACGCAGATCCGTTGAGGAAACGGCGGCAAAAATTCTGAATCTCATCAATGAGCGCAAGGCGAAACTGAAATGA